The sequence below is a genomic window from Nitrospira sp..
CCTTGATGACGGGCAGTTCAGAGGACCCCATCGAAAACGATTTGTGAAGGTTGATCGCTTTAATCATGCTCAGGTGTGAGTTCTGAGGGCTGAGACTCGAATTGTTTGAAGAAGAATATGTCTCCGTCCGTCTTCTCTATTCATAGCGCAAGGCAGCAACCGGCTCGAGCTTTGCGGCTTGATTGGCCGGGTACACGGTGGCGACAAAACTGATCAGAATGGCAGAGCCGGCCACCAGTAACACATCTTCTGCCAAGACGTGCACGGGAATGGTCGAGATATAGTACACCGTTGGATCGAACGTCCAGAACGTCTGAATCAGCCAGAGGAAGGTATAGCCTAATGGAATGCCGATGGCCGTCCCGGTGAACCCGATGATCAATCCGTTCAGCATGAAAATGCGTCGGATGCTGCGCTTGGTCGCGCCCATAGCCTTCAAGATCGCGATTTCTTTTTGCTTCTCCGTGACGATCATGGTGAGAGTGCTGACGATATTGAATGAGGCCACAATCGTGATCAGGACGAGCAGCAGAAACATCATCGTCTTCTCCAGCTTCAAGGCGGAGAAGAGATTCCGGTTCATTTGCATCCAGTCTCTTGCACCATGGCTGAAGCCGAGTTCTTGTTCGATCCCACGAGCAGTCTCTGCAGCTTGGAACACATCGGTCACCTTGACTTCGATTCCAGATACGCTTCCATTCATATTGAAAAATTTTTGAGCCTCGCTGAGCTCGATATACGCCAGCGAAGAATCGTATTCATACATGCCGGAATGGAAGAGCGCGACGACCGCAAAAGTTCGGATTTTTGGCACCATGCCCATCGCGCTGATCGGGCCGACGGGCGAGACCACGTTGACCGTATCACCGACAAATACGCCCAATCT
It includes:
- a CDS encoding lipoprotein-releasing ABC transporter permease subunit produces the protein MALPYEIFVGLRYLRAKRRNRTISLNTFVSIAGITLGVAALIGTVGIMTGFREDIQSKILGTTAHIIVQERMKENMTDYDGLADKIQTMPDVVAATPFVLRQVLLTAQSGVQGIVLRGIDPKREANVTELSHNITSGQLLDLLTPAKVLQAPADDPQGNLRPVEKPGIILGKELALRLGVFVGDTVNVVSPVGPISAMGMVPKIRTFAVVALFHSGMYEYDSSLAYIELSEAQKFFNMNGSVSGIEVKVTDVFQAAETARGIEQELGFSHGARDWMQMNRNLFSALKLEKTMMFLLLVLITIVASFNIVSTLTMIVTEKQKEIAILKAMGATKRSIRRIFMLNGLIIGFTGTAIGIPLGYTFLWLIQTFWTFDPTVYYISTIPVHVLAEDVLLVAGSAILISFVATVYPANQAAKLEPVAALRYE